The sequence TTAACGCTGGTCGGATTGGCAGTTACCAGTATGTCATAGTTTGCATTAATAGTTGGCAGAGGAGGAATCTCGGGTTCCTTTTTCTTTTCCGGTTGAGCTCCGAAAACAGCATCTGCTTCAAGCTGCATATCAAGAGGTACTTCTTCGCTGAAGGAAAGATCAGGCTTGAAACGGACGAGGCGGATGCCGTCAGTGAGAAAATCCAGGAATTCTTTTTCGAAGGGGAGCATTTTACCCAGGGCTGTTTTTGGATAAAACCCCTTTTTGAGGCTCCTGCCAAGAAATGGGGCAGCTGGTCCTTTGATGAAACGAATGGCATAGCCGTCATCGAGAAAGAGCTCATCGTTCAGTTTTGTCTTGTCTGTTATATCCTGAACTTCCACAAGTACATTCTTTTCCCACAGGCTGTTTAAGTGACAGGCAGCCTCCAGGCAGGTATAATCTCGAAGAAAGGTGAGTGGGCCAGCAAGAAGCCGCCAGACCACTTTCTGTTGCTGGCCGGGTTGGCTCAGCTCTTTCCGGAAAGCCACGAGATGATGTTTGGCAAGATAGAAGGGGGACTTTGAAGTGGCAGGGTCGTCTTTGAAAATTTCAGCAGCCATACTGTAGGAGACCGTGCGAGAGGAGCTAGCCAGGGTAATGTCTTTTAGAGCCATCTGATAACTGTTGAATAACTTCCCTGCAGCAAGCTGACTGGAAAGGATTCCGCTTGGATCAAGACCGGTTTTCTTTTCAAGGCTGCCGAGTGCCTTTTTCCCCTTTTTTGTTACCTTGGCAAGCAGAGAATTACTTTCTTCGATGGCAGCTTCTCGTGTGGCATCAATACGAGCCTGTTCTATCTGATTGATAAGAAGAATCCAGGTATTTTCTTTTTCATCTTCTTCCAGAGGGGCAAGTTCTCTGGCCATGGTTCGCAGCAGGGAAAAATAGGGGTTCTGATCTGTAGCCATGGTAGTGGCGACTTCCTGCCAGGAAGAACCATCACCCAGATAGTATTCAGCCTGGGGGAATTTTTCAGCAAAATCATACCATACCAGCCTGTAGGCCATCTCGTACCACTTTTGAAAACGTGCTTTATTGCTGGTGATCAAAAGAGGATCCGGCAATGCCGTACCGATATCTTCGAGCAGGGTATTGATTATATCTCTCCCCTTGATGGTGAAGGCAGGTGGTACCGTTGCGATATTTTTTCGGGTCAGGGGGGAGCTCCAGAAGTCCTGGACGTTCAGCGCGCTTGAATCGGAATTATGGTTGACCCATGAGACCAGCCAGTTGAGGCTGGTGTCGGGCATACTAAGGATATGAAGGAGTGCACGCTGTAGACGTTCTTTTTCCAGATTAAGTGTTTCACTGCTCTCCTGCCAATTCAGGTAGTGGTGATATTGCAGGAGAACCCTGTCACTGAGATCGGCTATGAGACGCCTGTCTTCTCCCCCGAAAAGAGCCTGAAAAGAGGGCTGTGCCTGCTGATCAAAACTTGATGGGTCCTTGTTGTCAAGCCGGGCCTGAATCAGGTTGATACGGTGCACAAGATGGGCAACAACGGTACCAATAATAACATCAGATGATCCAGGTGTTAACGCGGAGACAGCGGTGTCAAGTTGTATGTTGAGTCTTTCGTTGAACTCGCTGTTGAAGCGATGGCAGTATTTCTGTTTGAGACGGAGTTCGATGTCCTCACTTTTATTTAACCCGAAGCGGGGAATCCACCAGGCTCTGTTGTAGTCTTCCATGGTACTGATGGCCTTCTGGAAACGTTCCATCAGTGCTGTATCGGTAAGGAAGTCACCCTGGAGGACGACGGATTGTTTGAAAGCCTCAGTACCGTTTTGCAGTGTGGTCAGATTTTTAACAAATGAGAAACTTAACAGGCCGCAAAGGGTAAAGATTATGGCAGCCCAGGCTGTAAGACCAATGTTGCGTGTCAACCGATTCCAGGCAAGAGCTTTTTGGGTCGGGGCAAAGAGGGTACGGTCTTCGGGGAGGATACGGGAAAAAAGATCATGGAGAAAGAGTCCTTTATTGGTGCCAGGCAGGACGTCCTGCTGTTTGATCAAGCCAAGAGCATGGAGAAAGTTGGAGAAAGGGGTTCCTTCCTGGCGACCACTGCTGAAATAGAGCCCTCGCAGAATGGGGGATTCCTGGTAGGGGTTTGCCTTGAAGGTGGACTCGATAAAGGAGGAGAGTCGCCTGTGGAGAATTTTAAATTCGTTGGGAAAAAGAAGAAGATCCGCCGCGGATTGAGATTGTTTGCGGCTGGGATCCTGTTTACCGTGAAGCAGTTGCAGACGTAATTGCTGAAGACGGTCACCAATGGTAGAGTCCACATCCTGAAGAAATGTTCTGATATCCTTGTGATTCCTGTTTATCAGTCCCATGGCCTGTTCAAGGCTCTTGTCGGGCAGACGGTCACAGAACTGCGTCATACCCTGCACCAGATCACACTTGGTGATGAGAACATAGACAGGAAAAACTTTCCCTAAAACCCGCATCAGCTCATCAATGCGTTGCCTGATGTTTCGACCATCCTCGGCAATGCGATCATCATCTGCCTGCAGCAACTTGTCTGCTGCTATAGTT comes from Desulfocapsa sulfexigens DSM 10523 and encodes:
- a CDS encoding type VI secretion protein IcmF/TssM N-terminal domain-containing protein, which codes for MKKIMLAAFKFLLLTSLLLLIATATFGLVLWAKWPWWIGLFFLLGYVGLYLGWIFFRKILLRKREQNFVHQVIEQDNAYIKGAGSGQEGLQELQGRWQEAIEILKSSHLSKQGNPLYVLPWYMVIGESRSGKSTAIKSADLSAPFAETSKIGGVAGTRNCDWWFFEQAVILDTAGRYTIPLEEGRDKDEWQKFLSLLVKYRRKEPLNGLVVTIAADKLLQADDDRIAEDGRNIRQRIDELMRVLGKVFPVYVLITKCDLVQGMTQFCDRLPDKSLEQAMGLINRNHKDIRTFLQDVDSTIGDRLQQLRLQLLHGKQDPSRKQSQSAADLLLFPNEFKILHRRLSSFIESTFKANPYQESPILRGLYFSSGRQEGTPFSNFLHALGLIKQQDVLPGTNKGLFLHDLFSRILPEDRTLFAPTQKALAWNRLTRNIGLTAWAAIIFTLCGLLSFSFVKNLTTLQNGTEAFKQSVVLQGDFLTDTALMERFQKAISTMEDYNRAWWIPRFGLNKSEDIELRLKQKYCHRFNSEFNERLNIQLDTAVSALTPGSSDVIIGTVVAHLVHRINLIQARLDNKDPSSFDQQAQPSFQALFGGEDRRLIADLSDRVLLQYHHYLNWQESSETLNLEKERLQRALLHILSMPDTSLNWLVSWVNHNSDSSALNVQDFWSSPLTRKNIATVPPAFTIKGRDIINTLLEDIGTALPDPLLITSNKARFQKWYEMAYRLVWYDFAEKFPQAEYYLGDGSSWQEVATTMATDQNPYFSLLRTMARELAPLEEDEKENTWILLINQIEQARIDATREAAIEESNSLLAKVTKKGKKALGSLEKKTGLDPSGILSSQLAAGKLFNSYQMALKDITLASSSRTVSYSMAAEIFKDDPATSKSPFYLAKHHLVAFRKELSQPGQQQKVVWRLLAGPLTFLRDYTCLEAACHLNSLWEKNVLVEVQDITDKTKLNDELFLDDGYAIRFIKGPAAPFLGRSLKKGFYPKTALGKMLPFEKEFLDFLTDGIRLVRFKPDLSFSEEVPLDMQLEADAVFGAQPEKKKEPEIPPLPTINANYDILVTANPTSVNKEARITPHVTTLESVCGAETTRLVNLNYPIRKKMSWQPENCESVSLQIEIGSLILKKKYEGKLAFAHFAKDFQNGSHLFSVNDFPDQKKQLVRLRITTIKVNFQLKGGQPLISIIDQQEKREKFLAELEEKRKMQAADSSKGIKELLATWERKQKMTALENEALKKSWKARQQAEAQKIKQNWEQKLPDVPTDITNCWDN